In Paenibacillus sp. BIC5C1, a genomic segment contains:
- a CDS encoding ABC transporter permease, translated as MADASVTQRTLQKEAHRPPRRKSRLIRTWNRNKALWLLFLPCLLYYLIFRYAPMFGLVITFKDYNLFKGIWASDWVGFKYYRMFLENPDFWPLMKNTFLLGLYKLVFGFPAPILLAILLNEVRRAAFKRFVQTVSYLPHFISNVIVASMVIMFLSPTGGLINNLLAGIGIGPINFMNEPGLFRGIYVLSEIWQHIGWETIIYLAALTAIDPQLYEAADMDGASRLRKIWHVTLPGISPAIVITLILNIGKVLEIGFEKVFLMQNPAIYDTADIISTYVYRVGMVQGNFSYGASIDLFMGVISLIFIYTANWLSRRLSETSLW; from the coding sequence ATGGCTGATGCTAGCGTAACGCAACGTACACTGCAAAAGGAAGCGCACCGGCCGCCTCGGCGGAAGTCGCGTTTGATCAGAACCTGGAACAGGAACAAGGCGCTATGGCTGCTATTCCTGCCATGCCTCCTGTATTATTTGATCTTCCGCTATGCGCCGATGTTTGGTCTGGTCATCACGTTCAAGGATTACAATCTGTTTAAAGGAATTTGGGCCAGTGATTGGGTGGGATTCAAATATTATCGGATGTTTCTGGAGAATCCCGATTTTTGGCCGCTGATGAAGAATACGTTTCTGCTGGGACTGTATAAGCTGGTGTTCGGCTTTCCAGCCCCGATCCTGCTGGCCATTCTGCTGAATGAGGTACGAAGGGCAGCATTCAAGCGCTTTGTACAGACCGTCAGCTATCTGCCGCATTTCATTTCGAATGTAATCGTGGCGAGTATGGTAATTATGTTTCTGTCTCCAACTGGAGGGCTCATTAACAATTTGCTGGCAGGGATCGGCATTGGACCGATCAATTTCATGAATGAGCCCGGGCTGTTCCGGGGCATCTACGTCCTTTCGGAAATCTGGCAGCATATCGGGTGGGAAACCATTATTTATCTGGCCGCGCTGACGGCCATCGACCCGCAGTTGTATGAAGCCGCCGATATGGACGGAGCAAGCCGATTGCGCAAAATCTGGCATGTCACACTGCCCGGTATATCTCCCGCGATCGTCATTACACTGATTCTAAATATCGGCAAAGTGCTGGAGATCGGCTTCGAGAAAGTCTTCCTGATGCAGAATCCGGCGATCTACGATACAGCGGATATTATCAGCACGTATGTCTACAGGGTAGGCATGGTACAGGGGAACTTCAGTTATGGGGCATCCATTGATTTGTTCATGGGAGTCATCAGTCTGATTTTCATCTATACGGCTAACTGGCTCAGCCGCCGATTAAGTGAGACCAGTCTATGGTAG
- a CDS encoding AraC family transcriptional regulator — MKGLLTSKFALNGLFVKLMLSFLSVILILASFNLFSHLYLSNKVYQEMVRQNELGLAQTVEGYENHFRLTQNMILALTQSDTWTANLGILSHIKENRRYDIPAEVKSDLSTLYANPFLHIDNFILYFKQEDYVLEKEGLSSASDMFGKYYYSKEYPPDYWKTQTMNNQFLKVMPAAAFTENTVHSSRSLGQLMPLMMKAIPYEDVYGIVMLDPQRMQDTYGDAANNPFYILDNEGRLLFTTMEEEMQNPQLPADGSKHERIGDQYYFYEKGKQTGFTYVRVTQAAVIAAEMRGMQLLLAFLLGAAVLISVISSLFFSLRLNQPLQRLIAALDRNPDSGPNKWSSVKEFAMIGDRLSSILEKNRYIQSDLAQKNSLVRQYAYIHKVKNIPLSSYLAELEDAQHSEQPYVSILFKVGFKSQPDEFGQHTLLLWKLIQSLFTSSQTNSVAIQPEQDQLLLLLFDPGPQSGILQALDTLKELLAVEETLYLTIAVSPVYSREIPFTDTYSNLSMLLKERRLNGDTQVIVEPRASSSNAFHVKVTYGEELHNLLQSGNEEAVFAWLDRQLEQLQHKDAAAEDFRTFAIGAVEQISKTVMKLNLTNIESELRSSPPGETFASFHSMQQYREWLQALAQPVLAAVRSQLETRDPVISFVLDYLDHHYGEDINLNIVADKLNLTSGYLSSIFKEKTNINFSEYLNNLRVERAKELLVNVDLRIQDIATQVGYQNVNSFIRMFKRRYGLTPGEYRKRHAGDEPFISSSHG; from the coding sequence ATGAAGGGACTGCTTACAAGCAAATTTGCGCTGAATGGACTGTTTGTCAAGCTAATGCTGAGCTTCCTCAGTGTCATCCTGATTTTGGCTTCATTTAATCTGTTCTCCCACCTGTACTTAAGCAACAAGGTCTATCAGGAGATGGTCAGACAAAATGAACTGGGCCTTGCACAGACCGTCGAAGGATATGAGAATCATTTCCGACTGACCCAGAATATGATTCTGGCCCTCACTCAATCGGATACCTGGACAGCCAACCTTGGCATTTTGAGCCACATTAAGGAGAACCGCCGTTACGATATTCCCGCAGAGGTGAAGTCGGACCTCTCCACGCTGTACGCCAATCCTTTTCTGCATATTGACAATTTCATTCTCTATTTCAAGCAAGAAGACTATGTACTGGAGAAGGAAGGTCTTAGCAGTGCCAGTGATATGTTCGGTAAATATTATTATAGTAAAGAATATCCTCCGGACTACTGGAAAACGCAAACGATGAACAACCAGTTTCTGAAAGTCATGCCTGCAGCAGCTTTTACGGAAAATACCGTTCACTCATCACGTTCTCTCGGTCAACTGATGCCGCTCATGATGAAAGCCATTCCCTACGAAGATGTGTATGGCATTGTTATGCTGGATCCACAGCGTATGCAGGACACATATGGCGATGCCGCTAATAATCCGTTCTACATTCTGGACAACGAGGGACGCCTGCTTTTTACCACGATGGAGGAGGAAATGCAGAATCCGCAGCTACCTGCAGACGGGAGCAAACATGAGCGTATTGGGGATCAGTATTACTTCTATGAAAAAGGTAAGCAAACCGGATTTACCTATGTTCGTGTCACTCAGGCCGCGGTAATCGCTGCGGAAATGCGAGGCATGCAGCTGCTGCTGGCTTTCCTGCTTGGTGCTGCTGTACTGATTAGTGTGATCTCCTCCCTGTTTTTCAGCTTACGACTAAATCAGCCGCTCCAGCGCCTTATTGCCGCTCTGGACCGAAATCCGGACAGCGGTCCTAACAAATGGAGCAGTGTAAAAGAATTCGCCATGATCGGGGACCGCCTGAGCTCCATTCTGGAAAAGAACCGTTACATTCAAAGCGACCTTGCGCAAAAGAACTCTCTCGTGCGTCAGTATGCTTATATCCATAAAGTAAAAAATATACCGCTCAGCTCCTATTTGGCGGAGCTTGAGGATGCCCAGCATTCCGAGCAGCCTTATGTCTCCATTCTGTTCAAGGTGGGCTTCAAATCACAGCCGGATGAATTCGGGCAGCATACCCTGTTATTATGGAAGCTGATTCAAAGCCTGTTCACCAGCAGCCAAACCAATAGCGTTGCCATTCAGCCCGAGCAGGACCAACTGCTCCTGCTGCTGTTCGATCCAGGTCCACAAAGTGGTATTCTTCAAGCGCTCGATACACTGAAGGAGTTGCTGGCTGTCGAGGAAACCCTTTATCTGACCATCGCGGTAAGTCCGGTGTATTCCAGAGAAATTCCTTTTACCGATACGTACAGCAATCTGTCCATGTTGTTAAAAGAACGCAGGCTGAATGGGGATACACAAGTTATTGTGGAGCCGCGCGCTTCTTCGTCAAATGCCTTCCATGTGAAGGTCACCTATGGGGAGGAACTGCACAACCTGCTGCAATCCGGCAATGAAGAGGCCGTATTCGCTTGGCTGGATCGCCAGCTGGAGCAACTGCAGCACAAGGATGCGGCCGCAGAAGACTTCCGCACCTTTGCGATTGGCGCAGTCGAACAGATCAGCAAGACGGTGATGAAGCTGAATTTGACGAACATCGAATCCGAGCTTCGCTCTTCTCCTCCGGGAGAGACATTTGCTAGTTTCCATTCCATGCAGCAATACAGAGAATGGCTTCAGGCGCTGGCTCAACCGGTGCTTGCGGCAGTACGCAGCCAGCTGGAAACACGTGATCCGGTTATCAGCTTTGTGCTGGACTACCTGGATCATCATTATGGGGAAGATATTAATTTGAATATCGTCGCCGACAAATTGAATTTAACATCGGGGTACCTCTCCAGTATTTTCAAGGAAAAGACTAACATCAACTTCAGCGAATATCTGAACAATCTGCGCGTTGAGCGGGCCAAGGAACTGCTTGTGAATGTAGATCTGCGAATCCAGGACATTGCGACACAGGTCGGCTATCAAAATGTGAACTCGTTCATCCGTATGTTCAAGCGTCGGTATGGGCTGACCCCCGGAGAATACCGCAAGCGTCATGCGGGTGATGAGCCCTTTATCTCCTCCAGCCATGGTTAG
- a CDS encoding aminotransferase class I/II-fold pyridoxal phosphate-dependent enzyme — protein MKFAKRMEHFSEGIFTRLLEIKRQRLENGEPVIDLSVGTPNIPPAQHIMTALCEAAADASNYTYAVNDQSELLQAVSEWYKRRYHVELNPKTQICSLLGSQEGLAHISLAIVDEGDLVLVPDPCYPVFADGPLLAGAELYYMPQKEEHGYVIQIQDIPEAVARKAKFMLVSYPNNPTTAMAPDQFYLDLIEFAKKYDIIVLHDNAYSELVFDGKTCGSFLAYPGAMDVGIEFNSFSKTYGLAGARIGFCVGNPDVVSVLKKLKSNMDYGMFLPIQKAAIAAITGDQSEVERVRDIYAERRDILCEGFTNLGWHIAKPEASMFIWSRIPDHYDTSEQFAMDLVTQAGVIVTPGSAFGPSGEGYVRFALVQDKETLQQAIQSVDNSGMLREKTTNL, from the coding sequence ATGAAGTTTGCTAAACGAATGGAACATTTCAGTGAGGGGATATTCACACGTTTGCTGGAAATCAAGAGGCAACGACTGGAGAATGGAGAACCTGTCATCGATCTAAGTGTAGGCACACCCAATATTCCCCCAGCCCAACATATCATGACGGCTTTATGCGAGGCAGCAGCAGATGCTTCAAACTATACATATGCTGTAAATGATCAGAGCGAATTGCTGCAAGCAGTCAGTGAATGGTACAAGCGCCGTTACCATGTTGAACTGAACCCGAAAACCCAAATTTGTTCCTTGCTTGGATCACAGGAAGGTCTCGCCCACATTTCGTTGGCGATCGTTGATGAAGGAGATCTGGTCCTTGTACCCGATCCTTGTTATCCAGTCTTTGCAGATGGACCTCTACTTGCAGGAGCCGAACTGTATTATATGCCCCAAAAAGAAGAACATGGTTATGTTATTCAAATTCAGGACATTCCTGAAGCTGTTGCGCGCAAAGCAAAATTCATGCTTGTTTCCTATCCGAACAATCCCACGACAGCAATGGCACCCGATCAGTTCTATCTCGATCTGATTGAGTTTGCCAAGAAATATGACATTATCGTTCTTCATGACAATGCATACAGCGAGCTGGTGTTCGATGGGAAAACATGCGGTAGTTTCCTTGCTTATCCCGGCGCGATGGATGTAGGCATTGAATTCAACTCGTTTTCCAAAACCTATGGATTGGCTGGGGCGCGGATCGGCTTTTGTGTGGGGAACCCTGATGTGGTATCCGTGCTTAAAAAGCTGAAATCCAACATGGATTACGGCATGTTTCTTCCAATTCAGAAAGCTGCCATTGCTGCAATCACAGGGGATCAGAGTGAAGTTGAGCGGGTCAGAGATATCTACGCGGAGCGTAGAGATATTCTTTGCGAAGGATTCACCAACCTCGGTTGGCATATTGCCAAACCTGAAGCCAGCATGTTCATCTGGAGTCGGATTCCAGACCACTACGATACCTCGGAACAGTTTGCCATGGATTTGGTAACACAAGCGGGTGTAATCGTAACGCCCGGGAGTGCCTTCGGACCTTCGGGTGAAGGATATGTGAGATTCGCTTTGGTTCAGGATAAAGAGACGTTGCAGCAAGCGATCCAATCGGTAGATAACAGTGGAATGCTAAGAGAAAAAACAACTAATTTATAA
- a CDS encoding iron ABC transporter permease — MSSVQHSRPVFNWRTLSIYGGGLTALIVLFFVSLCYGEASIPLHTVVDSLMGRQDTLEHNMIWDLRMPRTVIGILAGGALAVAGSLLQTITRNPLAASDTLGINAGAYFVVVLGTIFFPGLMQQSPFLFAVLGGLLAAAAAYFMGGGRTSSPVRLALSGMIVSMVLGSFTSALHIFFSQETQALFLWGSGTLVQNDWSGVIYAWPWVIGITIVALVLSRQWDMLELDESTASSLGQKVGMARATGLIIAVLLAAVIVSVIGPIGFVGLVAPHLVRLSGIRSNRLLLPGVFLWGAALLVGADVLAKMVHNSSLELPTGAVMAIIGAPWLIWLVLTRMKAANGSGMSTSMSTGARSRRWAFGPIAIIFTVLTLVLVLLSTMFGGMRIPMADLLPSLFQSDGLYSAIVQLRIPRTLVAAGAGAALAISGVLIQMAVRNPLADASIVGVSSGAGLGAMMVIILWPGLPVFLLPIAAIVGAGIAAAIVFSLSWKKGLNPSAVVLLGIAMSAIAGAGIQVLIVRGAVYGSSGFIWLTGSTYARTWDQVKIIGVFLLILIPLAWWLARRFELLVFDDNSASGLGLSVRRTRLLAMTVGVLLAAGAVACVGTVGFIGLIAPHMVRLLTGNKLRRSMFLSALVGAVMLVLADTIGRTVMAPTEIPSGLLIAIIGTPYFLYLMYRSNWRKSA; from the coding sequence ATGAGTTCGGTCCAACATTCCCGACCAGTGTTTAACTGGCGTACATTAAGCATTTATGGGGGCGGTCTAACCGCTCTCATCGTGCTTTTTTTTGTAAGCCTGTGTTATGGAGAAGCTTCAATTCCACTCCATACGGTTGTAGATTCACTTATGGGCAGGCAGGACACACTGGAACATAATATGATCTGGGATCTGCGCATGCCGCGAACGGTAATTGGTATACTCGCTGGAGGGGCGCTTGCTGTTGCTGGTTCGTTGTTACAGACCATTACACGCAATCCGCTCGCGGCGTCTGACACACTCGGCATCAATGCGGGGGCCTATTTTGTTGTGGTGTTGGGAACAATTTTTTTCCCAGGCTTGATGCAGCAATCGCCTTTCCTTTTCGCCGTGCTCGGTGGATTACTGGCAGCTGCCGCAGCGTACTTCATGGGCGGGGGGAGGACGTCAAGTCCAGTACGACTTGCGCTCTCCGGCATGATTGTATCGATGGTACTTGGTTCTTTTACAAGCGCGCTGCATATTTTCTTCTCTCAGGAGACTCAGGCATTATTTCTATGGGGATCAGGAACGCTTGTTCAGAATGACTGGAGCGGTGTAATTTACGCATGGCCTTGGGTCATTGGAATTACGATCGTTGCCCTGGTTTTATCCCGGCAGTGGGATATGTTGGAGTTGGATGAATCAACTGCTTCTTCACTCGGGCAAAAAGTAGGCATGGCCCGTGCCACTGGGTTGATTATTGCTGTGTTGCTGGCAGCGGTTATTGTCAGTGTAATTGGGCCAATTGGCTTTGTGGGTTTGGTGGCACCTCATCTGGTTCGATTGAGTGGAATTCGTTCCAATCGATTGTTATTGCCTGGTGTTTTCTTGTGGGGCGCAGCACTGCTGGTCGGTGCAGACGTGCTTGCCAAGATGGTTCATAACTCCAGTCTGGAGTTGCCGACAGGGGCCGTGATGGCAATCATTGGTGCACCATGGCTGATCTGGCTTGTACTTACACGAATGAAGGCAGCAAATGGATCAGGCATGTCTACCTCAATGAGCACAGGAGCACGTTCTCGTCGCTGGGCATTTGGCCCTATTGCTATTATCTTTACGGTACTAACGTTAGTATTGGTTCTCCTTAGTACGATGTTTGGTGGGATGCGCATTCCAATGGCCGATCTTTTGCCAAGCCTGTTTCAATCGGATGGGCTATACTCGGCCATTGTTCAGCTTCGCATTCCGCGTACTCTTGTCGCCGCAGGTGCAGGTGCTGCGCTGGCGATCAGCGGTGTGCTTATTCAGATGGCCGTCCGCAACCCGCTTGCTGACGCGTCCATCGTGGGCGTGTCGTCAGGCGCAGGCTTGGGTGCGATGATGGTCATCATTCTATGGCCTGGTCTTCCAGTGTTCTTGCTGCCTATCGCGGCGATTGTTGGCGCAGGTATCGCTGCAGCAATCGTATTCTCTTTATCCTGGAAGAAGGGTCTCAATCCTTCTGCAGTTGTATTGTTGGGTATCGCCATGTCTGCAATTGCAGGCGCAGGCATTCAGGTTCTGATTGTTCGCGGCGCTGTATATGGCAGTAGCGGCTTTATCTGGCTGACAGGCAGTACTTATGCACGTACGTGGGATCAAGTGAAGATCATTGGGGTATTCCTATTGATTTTGATTCCGCTTGCGTGGTGGCTGGCGCGAAGATTCGAACTGTTGGTATTCGACGATAATAGTGCTTCAGGTCTTGGCTTGAGTGTTCGTCGGACACGTCTGCTGGCTATGACCGTTGGTGTTTTGCTTGCCGCAGGTGCAGTCGCCTGTGTGGGAACGGTTGGATTTATCGGGCTAATCGCTCCACATATGGTCCGTCTATTGACGGGAAACAAATTAAGACGGTCAATGTTTCTGTCGGCTTTGGTCGGTGCAGTGATGCTGGTGCTGGCGGATACAATCGGAAGGACTGTTATGGCACCAACCGAGATTCCATCCGGGTTGTTGATTGCGATTATTGGAACGCCGTATTTCCTCTATTTAATGTACCGTTCCAACTGGCGCAAATCGGCCTAA
- a CDS encoding ABC transporter substrate-binding protein gives MKKSLNGFLLLTVLALALTGCGKANSTTDTNENASSGSTPTEETAGPVTVKHSGGELKLDKPAKRVVTLEWTYTEDVVALGVQPVGSADNANYKVYVTPEAALDDTVTDVGTRDEPNLEAIAALKPDLIIANSNSNIYDQLNAIAPTLEYDLYTGDGYTYDKMTETFNNIAVALGKEDQAKKVLDELDQHYAEAKDKLAAADKSEFHYVLTQAFTYQNAASLRMFTDNAVVIGTLAKVGLVNDWQPDKIEGYGFSTVGIESLPAVQDSNFIYITQPDDDVFGTAMKDNSVWKGLNFVKDKRTYQLDSTTWTFGGPISSKALVDGVVGAITQ, from the coding sequence ATGAAAAAAAGCTTAAACGGATTTTTACTGCTGACGGTTTTGGCGCTTGCTCTGACAGGTTGCGGTAAAGCCAACAGCACAACAGATACAAATGAAAATGCCTCTTCCGGCAGCACGCCGACTGAAGAGACAGCAGGTCCTGTTACAGTTAAACATAGTGGTGGAGAACTCAAACTGGACAAACCCGCTAAGAGAGTTGTTACGCTGGAATGGACATATACGGAAGATGTAGTAGCACTGGGTGTTCAGCCAGTAGGTAGTGCAGACAACGCCAACTATAAAGTCTATGTGACTCCCGAAGCAGCTCTGGATGACACGGTGACGGATGTTGGAACACGTGACGAGCCAAATCTGGAGGCGATTGCAGCTTTGAAGCCGGATCTGATTATCGCCAATTCAAATTCGAATATCTATGATCAACTCAATGCCATTGCACCAACGCTTGAATATGATCTGTATACGGGTGATGGCTATACTTATGACAAAATGACGGAAACGTTCAACAATATCGCGGTAGCTCTTGGAAAAGAAGACCAAGCGAAGAAGGTACTCGATGAACTCGATCAGCATTATGCAGAAGCCAAAGATAAACTTGCTGCTGCCGACAAATCGGAATTCCATTATGTACTGACACAAGCATTTACGTATCAAAATGCAGCAAGTCTTCGCATGTTTACCGATAACGCTGTCGTAATTGGCACGTTGGCGAAGGTTGGACTGGTTAACGACTGGCAGCCGGACAAGATTGAAGGGTATGGTTTCTCAACGGTGGGTATTGAATCTCTACCTGCTGTTCAGGACAGCAACTTCATCTACATCACACAACCGGATGATGACGTTTTTGGCACAGCAATGAAAGACAATTCAGTCTGGAAAGGTCTGAATTTTGTCAAAGATAAACGCACTTATCAACTGGATAGCACAACATGGACGTTCGGTGGACCTATCTCGTCCAAAGCTCTGGTTGACGGGGTTGTTGGAGCGATTACCCAATGA
- a CDS encoding carboxylic ester hydrolase, whose translation MKLIEILFVAVLILSSLLFTFRQRGVTRNNVIILGVDYLALLTTLIAVGANWRMIPAYMMLIAVTLQVFIKHKAIEVSRKKAVKLLKGTGIIFATILMFALPMLFPILTFAAPTGPYAVGTQSFHLIDTSRKELVVPNHQVHRELMVQVYYPAEKNTGEPAPYHADIKALSKQLSVTQGFPYIATTHLGLTKTHSFTQAVPVQTDSKFPLLLFAQGMSLYGQQNTFQLEELASHGYVIVALNFTGDAATTVFPDGDQVDFTPIENTITFLNERIHIWEQDVSFVLDEVIGGDFDEAFKPIAAMINPEQIGMLGHSFGGATSAQMLVKDERVKAAIDMDGGLYGGPMPIAGPGKPFLLLNSEASIRFMEEANKGEPGNRDELFAEAYLRNQTIEKPGVYTATIPKTNHGSYTDLAGVSPIINEAGADVSANFQLINELSLSFFDQHLKGITDHTLDDIRTAHPEINLIKY comes from the coding sequence ATGAAATTAATCGAGATACTATTTGTAGCTGTACTTATTCTATCAAGCCTTTTATTTACGTTTAGACAACGAGGTGTAACGAGAAACAACGTCATCATTCTGGGTGTAGACTACCTTGCTTTATTGACAACCCTGATTGCAGTGGGGGCTAACTGGCGCATGATTCCGGCGTATATGATGCTGATCGCTGTTACATTGCAGGTATTTATTAAGCACAAAGCCATAGAGGTATCCCGCAAAAAAGCAGTGAAGCTGCTAAAGGGAACGGGTATTATCTTTGCCACCATTCTCATGTTTGCCTTACCGATGCTCTTTCCAATTCTGACTTTTGCTGCGCCTACAGGACCGTATGCGGTAGGAACGCAGTCTTTTCATCTAATAGATACAAGTCGAAAAGAGCTGGTTGTCCCCAACCACCAGGTGCACCGGGAATTAATGGTACAGGTCTATTATCCGGCGGAAAAGAATACAGGTGAACCGGCTCCATATCATGCAGATATAAAAGCACTGAGTAAGCAATTATCGGTAACTCAAGGATTTCCGTATATTGCAACCACTCATCTTGGGTTGACCAAAACCCATTCATTTACCCAAGCAGTGCCTGTGCAAACGGACAGTAAGTTCCCCTTACTTCTGTTCGCACAGGGAATGAGTCTTTACGGTCAACAAAATACATTCCAATTGGAGGAGCTGGCCAGTCACGGCTATGTTATCGTGGCGCTCAACTTTACGGGTGATGCCGCAACAACTGTTTTCCCTGATGGGGATCAGGTAGATTTTACACCCATTGAGAACACAATAACCTTCTTGAATGAACGTATTCATATTTGGGAACAGGATGTATCCTTTGTTCTGGATGAAGTGATCGGCGGCGATTTTGACGAAGCATTCAAGCCCATTGCAGCGATGATCAACCCGGAGCAGATTGGCATGCTGGGTCACTCCTTTGGCGGTGCGACATCGGCCCAAATGCTGGTTAAGGATGAGAGGGTCAAGGCAGCGATCGATATGGATGGCGGATTATACGGTGGTCCCATGCCAATAGCTGGTCCTGGAAAGCCGTTTCTGTTATTGAATTCCGAGGCTTCCATTCGATTCATGGAAGAGGCCAATAAGGGAGAGCCCGGGAATAGGGATGAGCTGTTTGCCGAGGCTTACCTTCGCAATCAAACGATTGAGAAACCGGGTGTATATACGGCCACCATTCCTAAAACCAATCACGGGAGTTATACCGACCTGGCTGGCGTATCTCCAATCATTAATGAAGCAGGAGCCGATGTATCAGCCAATTTCCAACTTATTAATGAATTATCGCTGAGCTTCTTTGATCAGCATCTCAAAGGAATAACCGACCATACTCTGGATGACATTCGGACCGCGCATCCTGAAATTAACTTAATCAAGTATTAG
- a CDS encoding TetR/AcrR family transcriptional regulator codes for MARNKYPEVTRRRIMESAVRLFTLNGYNNVSIQDIVNDVGDITRGAFYHHFKTLADVIQAVTKETMAEKSVFHEATDLASLNALERLRQGVSFSILQSIKEGDLSNVSSNMHSAEFVFSRITEGARVVAPGIKRIIEDGNRDGSMQVAYPKQAAETFTILFDIWMNPGIFEVSREEFLQKIEHIRLLFEGVGISLVNEDLKGVFIQLFDAVEK; via the coding sequence ATGGCGAGAAATAAATATCCGGAAGTTACAAGAAGGCGCATTATGGAATCGGCTGTGAGATTGTTTACCCTTAACGGGTACAACAATGTATCCATTCAGGATATTGTGAATGATGTAGGAGACATTACTCGAGGTGCATTCTATCATCATTTCAAAACACTCGCAGATGTGATCCAGGCGGTAACCAAAGAAACCATGGCCGAAAAAAGTGTATTTCACGAAGCTACGGATCTGGCCAGCTTAAATGCACTGGAACGTCTAAGACAGGGCGTATCCTTTTCCATTTTGCAAAGCATCAAGGAAGGGGACCTGTCGAATGTTTCTTCCAATATGCATTCAGCTGAATTTGTATTTAGCCGGATTACAGAAGGGGCAAGAGTGGTTGCTCCTGGCATCAAAAGAATCATTGAGGATGGAAACAGGGACGGTTCCATGCAAGTCGCCTACCCCAAACAAGCAGCGGAAACCTTTACGATACTGTTTGATATCTGGATGAATCCAGGCATATTCGAAGTCAGTCGAGAAGAATTTTTGCAGAAAATAGAGCATATCCGTTTGCTGTTTGAAGGTGTTGGCATATCACTTGTGAATGAGGATCTGAAAGGTGTATTTATTCAATTGTTTGATGCGGTAGAAAAATAG
- a CDS encoding CueP family metal-binding protein, with protein MWIIASFVVVIVLGAYLIASNVGTEEAGNTEAPNIKKLVEDISTGKEKPESASINATQLIVTDKGNQTTTYDLPEKEFFLSIAPYVEQTHPCAIHSLTGCQGEMKNKNFIVTIHDSEGNTLMKDTEMKAGSNGFMDIWLARDKSYLIRVVHDGKVAETQLSTYEEDNTCITTMQLS; from the coding sequence ATGTGGATCATTGCCAGCTTTGTGGTTGTAATTGTGTTGGGGGCTTATCTGATTGCAAGCAATGTGGGGACAGAAGAAGCAGGTAACACCGAAGCGCCCAATATCAAGAAATTAGTAGAAGATATCAGTACAGGCAAGGAGAAACCGGAATCGGCCTCCATTAATGCCACCCAGTTAATCGTCACGGATAAAGGTAACCAAACGACAACCTACGACTTGCCTGAAAAGGAGTTTTTCCTTTCCATTGCACCCTATGTGGAACAGACTCATCCCTGTGCAATTCATAGCCTGACCGGATGTCAGGGTGAAATGAAAAATAAGAACTTCATTGTGACGATCCATGACTCCGAAGGGAATACGCTTATGAAGGATACTGAGATGAAGGCTGGTTCCAACGGTTTTATGGATATCTGGTTAGCTAGAGATAAGTCATACCTCATCCGTGTGGTGCATGATGGAAAGGTTGCAGAGACACAGCTATCTACTTATGAAGAAGATAATACGTGTATCACAACGATGCAGTTGAGTTAA
- a CDS encoding TetR/AcrR family transcriptional regulator: protein MHKSLSIPDMDRRVHRSKQALKASLLEWMSRKPFESITITDIVKLADVNRSTFYKHYVYREDLLNEILKDVMADLIFAYRAPYQHYQDFGIMDLNASAIKIFDHVLGHATFYALLVNTNTLSGFRDTLYETLKTLYLEDVTDMSPDPRVNKELLACYQANAVLGLITGWVQSNFKYSASYMAEQLLEFTRMNRSNEVYRSNLNPSLDEMERGTVSHDN from the coding sequence ATGCATAAATCCCTATCTATACCCGACATGGATCGCAGAGTCCACAGATCCAAACAGGCCCTGAAAGCCTCATTGTTAGAATGGATGTCGCGCAAGCCATTCGAGAGTATTACCATTACCGATATCGTGAAATTGGCCGATGTGAATCGCAGTACCTTTTACAAACATTATGTATATAGAGAAGACTTGCTCAATGAAATTTTGAAAGACGTGATGGCAGATCTGATCTTCGCCTACCGTGCTCCTTACCAGCACTACCAGGATTTCGGAATCATGGACCTGAACGCTTCAGCGATCAAAATTTTCGACCATGTTCTTGGCCATGCCACTTTTTATGCCTTGCTGGTGAACACAAACACGCTCTCGGGTTTTCGGGATACACTCTATGAAACGCTCAAAACTCTGTATCTGGAGGATGTAACCGATATGTCGCCAGACCCCCGAGTGAACAAGGAACTTCTTGCCTGTTATCAGGCCAATGCAGTTCTTGGTTTGATTACAGGATGGGTGCAAAGCAATTTCAAATACAGTGCCTCCTATATGGCGGAGCAGCTGCTGGAATTTACACGCATGAATCGCTCCAATGAAGTTTACCGTTCGAATCTGAATCCATCATTGGATGAAATGGAAAGAGGCACCGTCTCTCATGACAACTGA